In Candidatus Chlorohelix allophototropha, the following are encoded in one genomic region:
- a CDS encoding NAD-dependent epimerase/dehydratase family protein, with protein MTSIFVTGGSGFIGSAFVPRAVAAGYTVRVLTRSEKSRARIQAVGAVPVSGDVLQSGDWQGEAAQADFVVHLAQPEAFGARVTLKRAQNYREQRLRMDELLFSSLNPVTVRRIIYVAGTSYYGDQGSALVNEATRPNPKGFGPFIAPAIERLSIYLEQGLPIVEAYPGWVYGAGSWFLEYNLAPLKARKKVPRLTGPIKMASPVHVEDVGRALLHLLEKGTVAKRYFIVDDQPVRVNRLPELAAQALGVPLRFRTVPEFISKLILGPIVTESLTTEFRLSNARLKETGFEFEFPTVEKGIPEVVAHWLKKR; from the coding sequence ATGACCAGCATTTTTGTAACCGGTGGTTCAGGTTTTATTGGCTCGGCTTTTGTCCCCAGAGCGGTTGCGGCGGGTTATACGGTCAGAGTTCTAACGCGCTCTGAAAAATCTAGGGCACGCATACAAGCGGTTGGGGCAGTCCCGGTCAGCGGAGATGTTCTTCAATCCGGGGATTGGCAAGGGGAGGCAGCCCAAGCAGATTTTGTAGTCCACCTAGCGCAACCTGAAGCTTTTGGGGCTAGGGTGACACTAAAGCGCGCTCAGAACTATCGGGAACAGCGATTGCGGATGGATGAGTTGCTGTTTTCCTCGCTGAATCCGGTAACTGTACGTCGGATTATTTATGTAGCGGGAACCAGCTATTATGGGGATCAGGGATCGGCACTGGTAAATGAAGCTACCAGACCAAACCCAAAAGGTTTCGGTCCTTTTATCGCGCCTGCTATCGAGCGCCTGTCTATTTATCTGGAACAAGGGCTACCTATCGTGGAAGCCTATCCCGGCTGGGTGTATGGAGCGGGGTCATGGTTTTTGGAATATAATCTGGCGCCTCTGAAAGCCAGAAAAAAGGTTCCTCGCCTGACCGGACCCATAAAAATGGCTTCCCCTGTTCATGTTGAGGATGTGGGACGCGCCCTGCTCCACTTACTTGAAAAAGGAACCGTCGCAAAACGTTATTTTATTGTGGATGACCAACCGGTTCGGGTAAATCGCTTGCCCGAATTAGCCGCCCAAGCTCTTGGAGTTCCATTGCGGTTTCGGACGGTGCCTGAGTTTATTTCCAAACTTATACTTGGACCGATTGTAACCGAATCTCTCACTACCGAATTCCGGCTTTCCAATGCACGCTTGAAGGAGACAGGTTTTGAATTTGAATTTCCAACGGTTGAAAAAGGTATCCCGGAGGTGGTAGCACACTGGCTAAAGAAAAGATGA